The following is a genomic window from Doryrhamphus excisus isolate RoL2022-K1 chromosome 3, RoL_Dexc_1.0, whole genome shotgun sequence.
caatcacagggcacatatagacaaacaaccattcacactcacattcatacctatggacaatttggagtggccaattaaccaagcatgtttttggaatgtgggaggaaaccggagtatccggagaaaacccacgcatgcacggagagaacatgcaaactccacacagagagcgacttataaatgaaaaaaactgtttatgtaacataaacactggacattgtgttagcatatcttacacctattcaacctgttctctattcttttattgttagaacttgccttccaagaggacgtaatgtctgttttggtcaagtagtttgtaaaataagttACCTgcataaaaatgcgacttatactccagtgcgactgatgtatgtttttttctacctaattatgcatttttggccttgtgcgacttatactccggagcgacttatagttcagaaaatacggtatataaaaaAAGGGGCTGCTACATCCTATCTCCCTCTCCCCCCacatcccaaaacatgcatgttaggttaattggtgactccaaattgtccatatgaatggttatttgtgtgccctgtgattggttggcgaccagtccagggtctctcgcccaaagacagctgggataggctccagcatgcccggactctagtgaggataagcagtatagaaaatgaatgaatgaatgaatatatcaaaAAGGTCAAGGAATTCAGCATGTTGTATTGAGTTGGATACAGCACTCGTTCCGTGCTGCTCTGTGACTGTCCAGTCTGCATTTCAGGGATGCAAAAGGTCAACTTTATGTTCCCAATTCTGTCAAGGATGTGGAATAGTTTGTTGATGAAGCGTGGAGAATACAACTTGGCTGCACTCTGAAGCTTCCACTTCAATATGTTGCTGCAaagatatttggattttatgatTCTGGTGGATGTTTCAAAATGTATTAGGTCATTTGTGTGTTCACTAAGCCACGAtcattaaaaaagtcataaatatacatAGTTCAACTCTGATTGCAATACAAGCTGATGTGTTCCAGACGTTTTCTAGTTTTGAGAAACAATTTGGATTTTAAAATCAATAATCAGAGCTACATAGGTTATAATTAATATCAAGTCAATATTGTGTTCTTTAGTGGAGTAAAGGAAAGGGAGGTTAAAAACCCTATAAGGGGATTTACTTTGTGAAATTTTGGGGGGCCACATGTTGCACTCATCACTATACTAGTGCAAACAGATGGCCTCTCTGCTGTGgtcactaataaaaaaaaaaaaaagtgggggcGTTACAGTGGCGCGTTtaaagaattcatttcaaaAACACACTTTAACACATTTTAGTGCTATGTTTAGGTTGCGGTTCCAGTTGGTGCTCTCATTAAAGATTATATGAATGCCTGCTCGAGGTCAATTTTGCCTGAAACTGGCTAATCGATATCAAATTTCCAATGATTCTAATGATCGATTGCATCAAAATCACAGGcggtttgtctaaatgtgccctgtgattggctgctgaccagtccagggtgtaccccgcctctcgcccgaagacagctgggataggctccagcaccccttgtgaggaaaagcggtagaaaatgaaaatttttaaataaaatcattacaGTATTAGTGCTACTGCTGACTGGTAAAAACCGCGATAGCACCGAAAAAGTTCTATTTGCTGCCAAACACAGCATAAACAAAGAGCTAATATGCAATTATGCCTTCTTCCTGTAGtaaagttattttattaatgtcataaataaataaagcttgGATACTAAATTGTTTGAAGGGCCTGCTGCCAGTGGCAAGAAATGGCGGTACTGTGatcctgtacacacacacacacacacacaagccattCCTGTGGTGCCATGCAGCTGTGTGTACTACTAACCACACATTTTTGCTACACAGacctaataaataaacaaaattaagaCATGAAGAAACGGATCAAATTCGCCAGCTGGGCAAACCTAGGTGGCCGCTGGCACAGCCGCAGGTCTCTGTGCCCCAGCTCAAAGGTGAATAAGCTTCTTCTTGAGCGCTCCATCCTCTGCCTTTTAAATGATGTGTTTGAAGAGTATGCTTAGTATATATAGCAGCTTTTCTTTCATGATGCTCTTGGAACCAAAATGGTCGTGTTTCAGTGTGTGCCGCCAATACTAATGTGCTCTAATGAGAGAACGTTCCAGACTGTTCCATGCTGTTTGGCTGCTTGTCTGCTTGGACACACACAAGGTTTAGTCATGAATCAATGAGACCGGTCAGTGAAAAGGACACACAAGTGTTTAACTCAGGTTAATGCTCTTCTCTTGTAGCTTCAGCTCCCTCTAGTGGCCACACCCCGCTATGCAGCAAAGCAGGTGGCTCTGCGGTCAGCAATCGGCTCAAGATCTTAGTTATTTTACTCCTATAGTATTAGTATATACTCCTATACTAATATTTCCAGGCtccaaagtataaaaaaaacctttttcattctttttcttttcaaaggtcccctattatgaaaaattgactttttaaatgtCTATTAAGACCAAATGGGATAAAAATCGATCTTTCCCTTCACTTGATTGCTTCACTTTTGAGAGAGATGCACTCGCTTTTGAAATTCAGGGTTTTTATGACTTAATAATGAATACAATATACCACTCCATATAAATTGGATACAATATACCACTCCATATAAATTGGATACAATATACCACTTTAAAAGTAAGAAAACCAACTTAAAAGTAGGCTTGCCAAGTGTCCGTCACTCAGATACAGACATGACATATCACTGTGACGTGATAAGTCAGAGTGTCCCATCACCGGTCCAATGTTGTTCCAACTTTATCACAGTTTTTAACAAatatattgtgttgtgtttcaaCACAGCCTATTGTTAGTCAATTTTTCCCCTACATTAAGAATTTTaaggcataaaaatggctaaattaactaaaatacataataatacaaaaaaaaatccactctggcgactccaaaatcaggaaaaagaaaaagaatagCTGATGCtacgtagtattctacactggtcactaggtgtcagtaatgttcctgtAATGTTTGACTCCGTAACAggcttttgttgcaggtttccaatccggaagtagagactggacagtacgatgtttctcaagaaaagaggttacttcatgacgtctctcaatggtaagtagctttagcattttgtgTTAgcggttttctacagcattggtAAACGAATGTgaccactaattgtggtgggaaacagcTATTAGCCACCCTACTCCCCTtaatgcacactctataatgctacacagacaaccacttttgctccatgacttatacaaaataaacacagttaggacactgatcaattgttacttcctgcttgctcttctgaccaAGTGGAAggtttgttggctagtccagctgcatagtagcccatgttcacaaaacaatccagtgtgaaatgccgaaATGACAGATTCCATTTCTTTAGCTAGTAGGGAATCAGAAACTCCAACCAATTGTGCCTGATGCtggcatctttaggaattgtaaacaacaaCTTTCCcatacgagccattgctagcaagtaaacagaggagcagagcttgggggagggcagagagcttatctggcttacaaacacacccatataaggatgtccggccctctgtgacatcacaaaggggcagttttaccacgcctccTGAAACCAAGCCACCCTGAACTTCTTaagtaaaatgatgttatttgaCCTCCTAATATTAttcttatgactttttctcattagattacaatttttttccatgtataaTATTTTGAGCTTATTCTGATTGTATTTGCTGCtgctattttcattttgttttcttgttaaattatatattttttaacagcagCAGTTGGCTCCCAGGCCACACTGTGCTAAGGTCAAAATTGAAATAATCAATgaaatatcattatttttggTTTTCAATTGAGGTGATCACCTGCTGTTATATGTAacttaaaatgtgttaaaaataaatatgtacccTTCAGAAAGTAGGAAGTTGCACTTCTGAGTAACACGTAGAAGTTGTCCAACATGTTgctcaacaacaacacaaacgtTGATGGGAAGCATCAAGCTTCCTGGGTGGTTTGTCAGTTTGTGGAGCTCACCTAACgaatgcatgtgtgtttatttagtcTGCACAGCGTAACAGAGCCAATTTTCTTTACATTGAGTGGAAAAAAGTATGCATTTTACAGATGGAAAAAAGGGGGGAAGCAGTCAAACAAACTCAGGGCCAACAGATACAACGGCACCCCCGTCCTTCTATCACGTCAAACCACCAACACTAACATTGCCGCCTTTTTTTCACCCAGCTTCTTTTCCAATGATTGCACAGTCATTAGGCAGATTACCGCTCAAGTATTCTCCCACAAAATCTTATCTGCACAAGTCGTGTGGCAGGCTGGCTGTCGCAGGTTTGTCTGCATGGAAACTCAAGCTGGTTCGCATAAACGTTTTATTTCATCTTTGGTTTGAACCTCATGAGTGGAAACACATGCTGGCCGTCTCTCGTGGATGGTTCAAATGACACTAATAAGGTGCCTACTTCAAGTTCTTGTGAAATCCCACCTGAACGTGCTGCAAAGCTCCAGCAACACATGTGGCTCACACTGTTGCTAATGAGACTTAAAGTACACTCAAGAGGGCGCAGCCTACATGATTCAGTgatgtttattatatttacaagGCTCGGTTTCCGTTCCAGATTTTGGCATCTGAGGGGGATCTTGTGATTGAGACAAGGATTCAGCTGATAGACTCAAAAATCAAAATGATTTATTTCCTTCCTGGAAATTCTGTTTACCTTTGACACATGTGGACCAGCAGGATTTCCCTCCTTGCATAGGGAGTCTTACTGtgatccatttatccatccatctgtcctcaTGACAATCACAGGgggatgctagagcctatcccagctgactttggacaagaggcgagtgcacatatagacaaacaaccatcacaTTCGCATTCAGAGTCTCCagtgaacctaacatgcatgtttttggaatgtgggagcaaaccggagtacctaacTCATGCATGCAAATGCCACACAAAGATgaacggagattcgaacccatgccACTGGTGTGATGGTtgaatagaaaataatatttttcaaaaaagccTATATTCAAGTTTTATTTCtgcatgcaaaccaacaggtgTCATGAAAACGACTTTATCAACAACAGAAATATGAATGTCCCACACAATATGAAGTTGAAAACATTATTTCTGAATAACATTACCCtgctggtgtaatggtacataCATAATGGTacacccctttttttttaagacactGGGGGTACGATTCCCGGCAAGGGCCCCCTACTGCGAGCCATTTGAGATGTCCAAAGCCAGTCCCAAGCCTGAACAAATGGGAGGTTGCGTCAGGAGGGCGTCTGGGgttaaaacaaagcaaaatctCTGCATAGGATTGACTTGCAGTTGTGATCCCTGACAGGGATaactgaaagacaaaaaaatgatattaatgTTTTAAGGTTTTTCATAATCTAttgaacatctctgtgtggagtttgcatgttctccccgtgcatgcgtgggttttctccaggtactccggtttcctcccacattccaaaaacatgctaggttaattggcgactctaaattgtccataggtattaatgtgagtgtgaatggttgtttgtctatatgtgccctgtgattggctgcatggcaaccagtccagggtgtacctcgcctcgaccctcgtgaggaaaagtggtagaaaatgaatgaatgaataatctgtTGAACTTTTTAAACCTTTTCCTAATTTTTACGTAATATATCCAGAATATATTTGCGAATATATCCAGATAGATACATTTCCACTTATTATGAAATGACCTGTAAAGTGAATGGTTTCACTGTAATGGCCATGATTACAGCTTTtccgatgttttttttttgtccaaatagCACACTACCTGTGGAAAATATGAGGCTCCATATGTAAGCTCACTCACCTTCGTTCCATCATTTCACTTTAAGAGACGCTGACAACCGATTTATCAAAATACTTATTTGATGCAACTGTGTATACAGATAAAAACGACTTTAATTACATCCATTGCCACGAGAGCAGGTTTAGCTTTGAGCTAGTGGATGGGAAGTGAagagaaatggggggggggtgctgtgtgGGAGTTGGGGGGCAGCGGGAGGGTGGTGGAGGGGAATGCCACCCACCAAGCCAGTTGCGGAGAGGCTCTGGGGGTTGGGCAGCTCACAGGAAACAGTTGTGGCTCCATCCCAGGCCTCACACCGAGCAGCCCTGGGCCACCCAGTCATCCGCAGGCCAGACCCACCAAATGGCCGAGCCCACAGTGatctgtttatttttcatgcttTGCTGATGGGAGGAGGGGGTCCaagggtgtgtgtgttcaaCCCGAGCTGTTTATTAAACCTTTGATATGTCATACGTCACTTGCGGGAAGTGTGTATACCTGCTTGTATATAGTTTGTCGGGGGCATGAGAGGGTGTTGACACAAAGGAGTGTTTAGACTTTGGAGGGGGATTTGACAGGGGGTAATGGGAAGCCTCACATGCAGAACTGAATTATGGGTCAGTCTCCAGCTGTCCTTGCTTCTTGATGTCATGGGGAGCGGCCACAGAATGGGGGAAGAAAACAACATGGTGCCGATATCATCAGGTGCGATATGGGAAATTGTCCAATTTCACTTAAACAGTCAGAAAATAATTCTTGACTAAAAATATGTTCACTGAAACAGGCCCGGAtttcaccttctaaatatgttttttattatattattttattatattttatttttttcattattagagccctctaaacatgacatagcacccctagagtcacctttacacttgtattgctGCAATATGGTAAACATAATACAAGTAAATAAGCTGTGCACTGACTACTACTACTGACtagtaatataaaataattagcaTTTCAGGCTACATTAGCATGGATTGTCTCCTGTTGCTTTTTTGTTGGATATGTTTATTGCATGATTTATGACCTGCTTCATAAAAGATGcgttcaatgtttgtttataatgatccacaaatttaaaaaaaatttagggCAGCATgtgtaatatattttatgtgaatacacatttacataatattacgTGAATAAcgtttttattaaaatgctaTTCATATGTTGTATTGCTTTTATTATGGTTACTGTTGTACTACCAAGTATACATAATTGAGATTGCTATGTTCCATAAATCCACTAGATGGCGGTGTTAATGCCACATTTGATCAAaagagtagaagaagaagaagacgaagaagaagcagcagaatGACGACGGCCAATCAGATTGCTTGACACTCGGAAATAACTTCATTTTAAATTTTGAGCGGCTTTGAAGTGCGAGCGGAGAACAGGTTAACAATTGTGACGCATTAAAGATAACGATAAAGacaaaggtaaaggtaaagtaaGAAATAAGACCGGAAGACGATTCAATGCCAATACGGGCTTTTTAATCGATTCAAGCGGGGCTATAAGTTTTGACAGTAGCAGCATCGTTTTAGCATTAGTTTAAGCTAGCACACTGTGTCTTTCTTCTTAAAGTACAACCAGAAAGAGCGACAATGGAGTCCAGGCTGTCTCGACTGCTTGTTGGACATTCGGTGCAGATCAGTCGCAGCGATGGTGAGTCGATGATGATATATTGCTCTGCTTTAAGACGCCATCATAGGTGTCAGCTCTGAAGTTGACTTGTTTACGTAGGCCGCGTCCACCTTGCAACGGTGAAGTCTGTGGATAACGTCAAGTCCACTGTCATGACTGAGTGGAAGGAGTTAGATACGTATCGAGGGAAGGAGGTCGGTCAAAACATGTAAGTAGTGTGTTATATCATCAGAAGTTGACAATCCGGTTTCTTGCACTTCGATCCAGGTTGATGTGGGGGAGTTATGTATACTCAATCCAGAGCTGCTGCCCAAAATACAAGATGTCATGAACAAACCAGCTCAGCCACCCAGCCCTCCTCCAGAGAAAGTGTGTgtttacaccaaaacaacacCATGTACAGtggatgttttcattgtttttgtgcCCTCCTCAGAAGTACGAGGGTCGACTACGCTCATCGAGGATTCCTGGCCCGCCCTCCTGTACGTAATTAAACTGGACTTGTCTAAATGTGTATTATGAATTGGTGACCAGATTGCTTGCTTCCCCCTTTAAAGCCTCAACTACAGCAGTGACCAAGGCTGACATGTCAGGTCAGCTCGGTATTCTCCTTCCCTCTTATTCAGGGCTGGATCCTGGCTTAAAAACTCTTTAGGGCCACAGCCACATGATCAGAAAGGCTCTGACCACCTCCAAGGCACTTTAGATGTACAATATTTATGTTTTCATGGATGTTTGAGGTGTTAAGTTTGATAAGCAACATAAGTCAAACCCAAGTAATATTTAAGACAACAATCGGGACAAAGAAAGCCTAGAGCCAGCACTGCTCTTCTTGCAAATCACTGATTCTGTAATACTGCTTCACTGGTGCAAAACACAAATGGGATGTAGTTGTAATTCTAGCAAATGGTAGCCAGCAACCACTGATTTTACACCTTCCTCCTCCTACACTCAAGTGACAAGCAACAATACACACAGGTGCATCTcagtaaatgtgactattgtGCAAATAAATCACTATAAAAGTCACTGTAATCGTCAGAATTATTCAgaaattatattcattatttattgagATGCACCTGCACATGCTTTGTTTTGGGTGTCACCGGGGAAACCTGTGGATAGAAGTTCAATCTATTATTATTCAAGTGTGATTCTGTTGCTTCTGTAATAATCTCAGAAAGACATTGGTGTTGCTtttatgtttgatttttttttttttttttttttcctttcagttTTAAGCCGGCCTCAGGTCAGGCAGACTTGCAGATTCCAGTCCCGGGCTCTTGTCGCTCAGCGGGGCTCATCTTCGGACGAACCAACTGAGATGGTCGCCTCTGGACCTCCCACTTCATTGGTCCTCACAAACTCTGGTTGGTAGAAATCGTCTAGAAGTATGGcccatatttgtattatttgatgGCCAACATTTAGCTTTGATGCTGGGAggagaaaagtacattttgcacAATAGAGGACCTATAATAAGGACAAATGCTTTTTAGCCCTATATTAATTCTCTTTTGCCTTGTCCAGTGATTCGGAATGATCAAAAGGACGCTAAAGCAGCCACGTCGCTGCCTTTTGTCAGAGAGGCTATAAAGGAAAATGATGAACCGGTGAAGAATCCTCCATCCTCTGCTAAAGGTCAGTATTGGGGATGACCATATTTGCATTTCCTGGCACCAAGAAATTGGGATATTTACCAATATTGATTTGACAGCTCTGTTTACTTTGAAATGCTACCATGCCAAAAGAGTCGGCTAGAAGTATATCCACGAACGTGGCTGTCTCCACACATGCAGCACCACATACACAGGCGCTCAGGCTTGACACATCCATGGTCTTCCTTCTGACTTATACTGTCCGTTTTCAGTGATGTAAAACTGTATTGCATCAAACTGATGTTtgcttaatatttaattattattgtattggaTGAGTAGTATTCCTTACTACTTTGTAAAGGTAGGAGTTTTAATACAGCTTTTGTGTATTGCCGATCCAAAGTGCATTTGAGTCACagtgacaacttttttttttttttttcctcaggcaGAAGGAAGACCGTGGCTCCTCAAGAGCTCAACAAAGGCAACAAAAGACTGTCTTGCATTGTCAAACCCACTGAAATTCAGACCAAGAAGGGCAAGGTTGGTAGTCATCTATTCGGTCCCccatttttaattgaaatgtaTGAGTCAAAATGTACACTTCCTCTGCCTTCTTAGTTCAAAGAGGCGTCGCGGCCCAACCAGAAATTCTACGAAATGATCCAAGACTTCAGGGAAACCCTGGAAATCATCCCTCTATCGACAGATGATGTGGTAAGATTTTATTCAAGGACTAACTTGAATAACTAAATGTTATGagccttttttaaatttttgttttatatatctttttgcatttttgtatttatttttgcagatTGAACCTCACAGGATTTGCGTGTGTGTCCGTAAACGACCATTGAACAAGCAAGGTATCCACGATGTACAGTCGGTGTCACTTTGCCGTCCCTTTTCACAAGCCTGAAGAGCCTTTTCTCTTGTTGTGTGTTTCTAGAGCTCAATCGAAAGGAGATCGATGTGGTCTCTGTACCCGGAAGAGGTGGCCTGCTGGTCCACGAGCCAAAGCAGAAAGTGGACCTCACCAAGTACTTGGACAATCAAATCTTCCGGTTCGACTACTCCTTTGATGAAACAGCCACCAATGACTTGGTCTACaggtattattatttcattttttttccagagaacCCGGAGCagttttatttaacttaaaactgtttattgtttgtatAATCAAAGCTTTTATTATTGTGAAATTTGGTCTGTTTTCTTTATAAATGCAATTAAGGTGCCAAAATTAAATGTGTTGTAGGGCAGTggttcagtgttttgttttctgcCATACCCCCACTGGGGCACAGGAATATTTTGAATTAGCAGTTTGCGAGTCCctggaaacattcattcattttctaccgcttatccaatcacaagggtcgcgggggtgctggagccgatcccagctgttttcggtcgagaggcggggtacagcctggactggttgtcagccaatcacagggcacatatagacaaacaaccattcacactcacattcatacctatggacaatttggagtcaccaattaacctagcatgtttttggaatgtgggaggaaaccggagtacccagagaaaacccacgcatgcacggggaggactcctcacagagatggcctgagggtggaattgaaccctggtttcctagctgtgtggcctgcggtCCTGGAAACAGCCCACTGGAAAtttcgataaaaaaaaaaaaataatgcctcTTGTGATTTTCAGGTTCACTGCAAAACCTTTGGTGCAGTCTATCTTCGAAGGTGGTATGGCCACATGTTTTGCCTAcggtcagacaggaagtgggaagACGCATGTAAGAGAATTGGGCGTTAAGATTGCGTTTGTAACATGATTTGATGAAAAATCTTTGGTTTTTATGCATGTAGACAATGGGAGGTGATTTTTCAGGCAAGCAGCAGAACTGCGCCAAGGGAATCTACGCTTTAGCAGGTAGAACTCAAAGGAATGCTAATTAATTCTAGTTTAATTCCCTGACATAATATTCTTCACATTTTCTCCCTTCTAGCTCAGGATGTGTTCGCCTGTCTCGGTCGCAGGAGGTATGCCGACCAGGATCTGTCTGTCTACGTCAGCTTCTTTGAGATCTACAACGGCAAAGTAAGAAACACCTCTTCATTCTGCTTCTCTGTCAGGTTCTAATTCTATTCctatt
Proteins encoded in this region:
- the kif2c gene encoding kinesin-like protein KIF2C isoform X2, translated to MFLKKRGYFMTSLNVQPERATMESRLSRLLVGHSVQISRSDGRVHLATVKSVDNVKSTVMTEWKELDTYRGKEVDVGELCILNPELLPKIQDVMNKPAQPPSPPPEKKYEGRLRSSRIPGPPSFLSRPQVRQTCRFQSRALVAQRGSSSDEPTEMVASGPPTSLVLTNSVIRNDQKDAKAATSLPFVREAIKENDEPVKNPPSSAKGRRKTVAPQELNKGNKRLSCIVKPTEIQTKKGKFKEASRPNQKFYEMIQDFRETLEIIPLSTDDVIEPHRICVCVRKRPLNKQELNRKEIDVVSVPGRGGLLVHEPKQKVDLTKYLDNQIFRFDYSFDETATNDLVYRFTAKPLVQSIFEGGMATCFAYGQTGSGKTHTMGGDFSGKQQNCAKGIYALAAQDVFACLGRRRYADQDLSVYVSFFEIYNGKVYDLLNKKAKLRVLEDERQQVQVVGLEEVYVSTADEVIKMIQQGSAARTFGQTSANANSSRSHAVLQIVLRRNNRTNTLHGKFSLVDLAGNERGTDVSSNDRATLVETAEINRSLLALKECIRSLGMNSDHIPFRMSTLTKVLRDSFIGENSRICMIAMVSPGMASCEYTMNTLRYADRVKELNGNSKVSGEAKVQEPVDCSSEEDAVVDRSMYDAISHVAELEENVYAELQRATELVKAMEQTSYNIEAGLPHLMDYSQKLLDTVLALQTAVADERKARLNH
- the kif2c gene encoding kinesin-like protein KIF2C isoform X1, which encodes MFLKKRGYFMTSLNVQPERATMESRLSRLLVGHSVQISRSDGRVHLATVKSVDNVKSTVMTEWKELDTYRGKEVDVGELCILNPELLPKIQDVMNKPAQPPSPPPEKKYEGRLRSSRIPGPPSSSTTAVTKADMSVLSRPQVRQTCRFQSRALVAQRGSSSDEPTEMVASGPPTSLVLTNSVIRNDQKDAKAATSLPFVREAIKENDEPVKNPPSSAKGRRKTVAPQELNKGNKRLSCIVKPTEIQTKKGKFKEASRPNQKFYEMIQDFRETLEIIPLSTDDVIEPHRICVCVRKRPLNKQELNRKEIDVVSVPGRGGLLVHEPKQKVDLTKYLDNQIFRFDYSFDETATNDLVYRFTAKPLVQSIFEGGMATCFAYGQTGSGKTHTMGGDFSGKQQNCAKGIYALAAQDVFACLGRRRYADQDLSVYVSFFEIYNGKVYDLLNKKAKLRVLEDERQQVQVVGLEEVYVSTADEVIKMIQQGSAARTFGQTSANANSSRSHAVLQIVLRRNNRTNTLHGKFSLVDLAGNERGTDVSSNDRATLVETAEINRSLLALKECIRSLGMNSDHIPFRMSTLTKVLRDSFIGENSRICMIAMVSPGMASCEYTMNTLRYADRVKELNGNSKVSGEAKVQEPVDCSSEEDAVVDRSMYDAISHVAELEENVYAELQRATELVKAMEQTSYNIEAGLPHLMDYSQKLLDTVLALQTAVADERKARLNH
- the kif2c gene encoding kinesin-like protein KIF2C isoform X3 → MESRLSRLLVGHSVQISRSDGRVHLATVKSVDNVKSTVMTEWKELDTYRGKEVDVGELCILNPELLPKIQDVMNKPAQPPSPPPEKKYEGRLRSSRIPGPPSSSTTAVTKADMSVLSRPQVRQTCRFQSRALVAQRGSSSDEPTEMVASGPPTSLVLTNSVIRNDQKDAKAATSLPFVREAIKENDEPVKNPPSSAKGRRKTVAPQELNKGNKRLSCIVKPTEIQTKKGKFKEASRPNQKFYEMIQDFRETLEIIPLSTDDVIEPHRICVCVRKRPLNKQELNRKEIDVVSVPGRGGLLVHEPKQKVDLTKYLDNQIFRFDYSFDETATNDLVYRFTAKPLVQSIFEGGMATCFAYGQTGSGKTHTMGGDFSGKQQNCAKGIYALAAQDVFACLGRRRYADQDLSVYVSFFEIYNGKVYDLLNKKAKLRVLEDERQQVQVVGLEEVYVSTADEVIKMIQQGSAARTFGQTSANANSSRSHAVLQIVLRRNNRTNTLHGKFSLVDLAGNERGTDVSSNDRATLVETAEINRSLLALKECIRSLGMNSDHIPFRMSTLTKVLRDSFIGENSRICMIAMVSPGMASCEYTMNTLRYADRVKELNGNSKVSGEAKVQEPVDCSSEEDAVVDRSMYDAISHVAELEENVYAELQRATELVKAMEQTSYNIEAGLPHLMDYSQKLLDTVLALQTAVADERKARLNH